From the Arcobacter arenosus genome, one window contains:
- the lpxD gene encoding UDP-3-O-(3-hydroxymyristoyl)glucosamine N-acyltransferase — protein MKLNKIAETLNIQCDKDIEILGLNTLLDSNENQLTFLENKKYVNDLEKTKAAAVLVKEEFALKVPKGTTALVCDEPYLSLAYISKLFAPKVVETNGEDCIVGENTTIMPNVYLGKGSIIGSNCTIMAGAFIGDNVTIGDNTIIYPNVTVYRDCKVGSDSIIHAGTVIGSDGFGFANRKDGKYIKIYQNGNVIVGNDVEIGANCTIDRAVFQSTIIEDGVRIDNLVHIAHNCKVGRGSILVTQVGLSGSTILNEYVVMGGQSATTGHLEIAPFTTISARGGVTKSITEPKKQWAGFPIMEHRIWLRLQGKIAKLLK, from the coding sequence ATGAAACTAAATAAAATAGCTGAAACTTTAAATATACAATGTGATAAAGATATCGAAATCTTAGGTCTTAATACGCTTCTTGATTCAAACGAGAATCAATTAACTTTCTTAGAAAATAAAAAATATGTAAATGATTTAGAAAAAACAAAAGCAGCTGCGGTATTAGTAAAAGAGGAATTTGCTTTAAAAGTTCCAAAAGGAACAACAGCATTAGTTTGTGATGAACCATATTTATCTTTAGCTTATATTTCAAAACTTTTTGCACCAAAAGTAGTTGAAACTAATGGCGAAGATTGTATTGTTGGTGAAAATACAACTATTATGCCAAATGTTTATTTAGGTAAAGGTTCAATTATTGGTTCAAATTGTACTATTATGGCAGGTGCTTTTATTGGTGACAATGTTACTATTGGAGATAATACTATTATCTATCCAAATGTTACAGTTTATAGAGATTGTAAAGTAGGTAGTGATTCAATAATCCACGCGGGTACTGTTATTGGTAGTGATGGTTTTGGATTTGCAAATAGAAAAGATGGAAAATATATAAAAATCTATCAAAATGGTAATGTTATTGTTGGTAATGATGTAGAAATTGGTGCTAATTGTACAATCGATAGAGCTGTTTTTCAATCAACAATTATTGAAGATGGAGTAAGAATTGATAATCTTGTTCATATTGCCCACAACTGTAAAGTAGGGCGTGGTTCAATATTAGTTACTCAAGTTGGTCTATCAGGTTCAACTATTTTAAATGAATATGTTGTAATGGGTGGTCAAAGTGCTACAACTGGTCACTTAGAAATTGCACCATTTACAACTATTTCAGCGCGAGGTGGAGTTACAAAATCTATTACTGAACCTAAAAAACAATGGGCAGGCTTCCCTATAATGGAACATAGAATTTGGCTTAGACTCCAAGGAAAAATTGCAAAATTATTAAAATAA
- the ilvN gene encoding acetolactate synthase small subunit — protein MNNFNHYYDSTTIRQVISVIVMNEHNVLSRIVGLFSARGYNIDSLTVAPITGSEYSRMTIVTTGDKRVIDQIVKQLNKLIPVLKVNEHQNVIEKETVLIKIPIDQPLSDIEVIARAYNGHIQNVTDEAIVISATDAPSRIANFTNIMNKFRPLEVVKSGVVAMER, from the coding sequence ATGAATAATTTTAACCACTATTATGACTCAACTACAATAAGACAAGTTATCTCAGTAATTGTAATGAACGAACACAACGTTTTATCAAGAATTGTTGGACTATTCTCTGCAAGGGGATATAATATCGATTCTTTAACTGTAGCACCAATTACAGGAAGTGAATATTCAAGAATGACAATTGTTACAACTGGAGATAAAAGAGTTATTGATCAGATTGTTAAACAATTGAATAAGTTAATACCAGTATTAAAAGTTAACGAACATCAAAATGTTATAGAAAAAGAGACTGTATTAATTAAAATACCAATTGATCAGCCACTTAGTGATATAGAAGTAATTGCAAGAGCTTATAATGGACATATTCAAAATGTTACAGATGAAGCTATTGTAATCTCTGCTACAGATGCACCAAGTAGAATTGCAAATTTTACAAATATTATGAATAAATTTAGACCACTTGAAGTAGTAAAAAGTGGTGTAGTTGCAATGGAAAGATAA
- a CDS encoding acetolactate synthase large subunit — translation MRITGAKMVTESLREEGVDVVFGYPGGAIMNVYDEIYKQSFFQHILTRHEQAAIHAAEGYAKSTGKVGVAIVTSGPGFTNAVTGLADAYMDSIPLVVISGQVPTTIIGTDGFQEIDAVGISRPCTKHNYLVNDIKDLPRIIKEAFHIAKTGRPGPVHVDIPKDITAEVSEFKYPKSVNLPTYKPTVNYNKRQLKKAMEAIAKSKKPLLYVGGGAILSNCSYEIREFAELTNIPVVETLMARGVMGHKHDLLIGMLGMHGEFAANMAAHDTDCIISLGARFDDRVTGRLDEFAKKAKVIHVDIDPASIAKLVHTNYPIVGDLKVTVEGMIESAREMEFNKYDNWVALLKEYKEKEPLRFIDSDSVVKPQWVIQRVGEVLGDKAIISTDVGQHQMWSAQFYPFNYPRQWNTSGGLGTMGFGLPGAMGVARGNPDKVSINFTGDGSILMNIQELMTCVEYDLPVINIILNNNYLGMVRQWQTLFYENRLSETDLSMQPDFKMLVESFGGVGYRVTTKKEFDEALKDAIEKKKPAMIDVVVARDEIVLPMVPNGHALNEMTLIGDNNE, via the coding sequence ATGAGAATAACTGGCGCAAAAATGGTTACTGAATCATTAAGAGAAGAAGGGGTAGATGTAGTATTTGGTTACCCTGGTGGCGCTATTATGAATGTCTATGATGAAATTTACAAACAGAGTTTTTTTCAACACATTTTAACTAGACACGAACAAGCTGCTATACATGCCGCAGAAGGGTATGCAAAATCAACTGGAAAAGTTGGTGTTGCAATCGTAACTTCTGGACCAGGTTTTACTAATGCAGTCACAGGTCTAGCTGATGCTTATATGGATTCAATTCCATTAGTTGTTATTTCTGGGCAGGTTCCTACTACAATTATAGGTACTGATGGATTTCAAGAGATTGATGCAGTTGGTATAAGTAGACCTTGTACTAAGCACAATTATTTAGTTAATGATATTAAAGATTTACCTAGAATTATTAAAGAGGCATTTCATATAGCAAAAACAGGAAGACCGGGGCCTGTACACGTTGATATTCCAAAGGATATTACAGCTGAAGTTTCAGAATTCAAATATCCAAAGAGTGTTAATTTACCTACATATAAACCAACTGTTAATTACAATAAAAGACAGTTGAAAAAAGCGATGGAAGCGATTGCAAAATCTAAAAAACCTTTACTTTATGTTGGTGGTGGAGCAATTTTATCAAATTGTTCATATGAAATTAGAGAATTTGCAGAGCTTACTAATATCCCTGTAGTTGAAACACTAATGGCAAGAGGTGTAATGGGGCATAAACATGATTTATTAATTGGTATGCTTGGAATGCATGGTGAATTTGCTGCAAATATGGCAGCTCACGATACAGACTGTATTATATCACTTGGAGCAAGATTTGATGATAGGGTAACAGGAAGACTTGATGAATTTGCTAAAAAAGCAAAGGTAATTCATGTTGATATTGACCCAGCATCAATTGCAAAATTAGTACATACTAATTATCCAATTGTTGGGGATTTAAAAGTAACTGTTGAAGGTATGATTGAATCAGCACGTGAAATGGAGTTTAACAAATATGATAATTGGGTTGCTCTTTTAAAAGAGTATAAAGAGAAAGAACCTTTAAGATTCATAGATTCAGATTCTGTGGTTAAACCTCAATGGGTTATCCAAAGAGTTGGTGAAGTTTTAGGGGATAAAGCAATAATCTCTACAGATGTTGGTCAACACCAAATGTGGTCAGCTCAATTTTATCCATTTAACTATCCAAGACAATGGAATACTTCTGGTGGTTTAGGAACTATGGGATTTGGACTTCCAGGAGCAATGGGTGTTGCTAGAGGTAATCCTGATAAAGTTTCTATTAACTTCACTGGAGATGGTTCAATTTTAATGAATATCCAAGAGTTAATGACTTGTGTAGAATATGATTTACCAGTTATAAATATTATTTTAAATAACAACTATCTTGGTATGGTAAGACAATGGCAAACATTATTTTATGAAAATAGATTATCTGAAACAGATCTTTCTATGCAACCAGATTTTAAAATGCTTGTTGAATCATTTGGTGGAGTTGGTTATAGAGTTACAACTAAAAAAGAGTTTGATGAAGCATTAAAAGATGCAATTGAAAAGAAAAAACCAGCAATGATTGATGTAGTAGTAGCAAGGGATGAAATTGTATTGCCTATGGTACCAAATGGACATGCATTAAATGAAATGACACTTATAGGAGATAACAATGAATAA
- a CDS encoding flagellin — MDINSINNNLTSSLNNVPNQQIGASNKTESVSKSEDSFSLSINEYNKKRDELSASLQTFNEGIGIAITAQSGIEKQKETLEKISEKLSFREEDLQNNVDKNQVKNEINQELLNFREIAFETTYKRENLLYVDQYDETTSIDISTKEAYFSMDKPNTPEVAIAVGNAISKNDLNNQEQLNETIEIVKESIKALDDVHSQFQDLRTNLVESARESIQEQKDLTNQNRITKQYDFPKEVTDFTKSNVIANAGYLAASQANIVQEQSVKLVGVR; from the coding sequence ATGGATATTAATAGTATTAATAATAATTTAACAAGCTCCTTAAATAATGTTCCTAATCAACAAATTGGGGCATCTAACAAAACAGAAAGTGTTAGTAAAAGTGAAGATTCTTTTTCCCTTTCAATTAATGAATATAACAAAAAAAGAGATGAATTATCAGCTTCTTTACAGACTTTCAATGAAGGTATTGGTATTGCAATTACTGCTCAAAGTGGTATTGAAAAACAAAAAGAAACTTTAGAAAAAATCAGCGAAAAGTTAAGTTTTAGAGAAGAAGATTTACAAAATAATGTTGATAAAAATCAAGTTAAAAATGAAATAAATCAAGAACTGTTAAATTTTAGAGAAATTGCATTTGAAACAACTTATAAAAGAGAAAATTTATTATATGTTGATCAATACGATGAAACAACTTCAATTGATATCTCTACAAAAGAAGCTTATTTTTCAATGGATAAACCAAATACTCCTGAAGTAGCTATTGCAGTTGGAAATGCGATTAGTAAAAATGATTTAAACAATCAAGAGCAATTAAATGAAACAATTGAGATTGTAAAAGAGAGTATTAAAGCACTTGATGATGTTCATTCACAGTTTCAAGATTTAAGAACAAATCTTGTGGAAAGTGCTAGAGAATCAATTCAAGAACAAAAAGATTTAACTAATCAAAATAGAATTACAAAACAATATGACTTCCCTAAAGAGGTTACAGATTTTACTAAATCAAATGTTATAGCAAATGCTGGATATTTAGCTGCTTCACAAGCAAATATTGTACAAGAGCAAAGCGTTAAACTAGTTGGTGTTAGATAG